In one Dehalogenimonas formicexedens genomic region, the following are encoded:
- a CDS encoding PGN_0703 family putative restriction endonuclease: MDARILTSKTIAGNQENWAIQHGLGCCRYTQKVEDNLFENFMDSRTKREFSDGKGRELEGAKAHMKALCSSSALVVNFFDYWRRNGLLKGIGHVLDVEGQISDMLFEKTHPITGLETRTPPHLDIEFRSAIPFAIESKFTETYHRKTRRVDQETHLKAYLVLEDIWISLPKLRYLAELIDKQSEEKTDFEYLGVPQLIKHILGLHCAYGNQFVLCYLWYEVPSQEASRHKYELAQFEKGISGEVPFRSLTYQDLFNKVRELQEVNLDYLEYISKRYFEPTIYPIHSKPNHTVSTTNKPIPT; encoded by the coding sequence ATGGACGCAAGAATCTTGACCTCAAAGACCATCGCAGGTAATCAAGAGAATTGGGCAATTCAGCATGGTCTCGGTTGTTGCCGCTATACACAAAAGGTCGAAGACAATCTGTTCGAAAATTTCATGGACTCACGTACGAAAAGAGAGTTCAGCGATGGTAAGGGTCGCGAGCTTGAAGGTGCAAAAGCACATATGAAAGCACTTTGTTCCTCCTCAGCCTTGGTAGTAAATTTCTTCGATTATTGGCGTCGGAATGGCCTTCTCAAAGGTATTGGACACGTGTTAGACGTTGAAGGACAGATATCCGATATGCTATTTGAAAAGACTCACCCAATTACAGGATTAGAAACTCGAACTCCTCCCCATCTGGATATCGAGTTTAGATCTGCTATACCGTTTGCGATAGAGTCAAAATTCACAGAGACATACCATCGAAAGACACGACGAGTTGATCAAGAAACGCATCTTAAAGCCTATCTTGTCCTCGAAGACATTTGGATAAGTTTGCCAAAGTTGAGGTACTTAGCGGAATTAATAGATAAGCAATCGGAGGAGAAAACGGACTTCGAATATTTGGGTGTTCCCCAATTGATCAAACATATATTAGGATTACATTGTGCATACGGCAATCAATTTGTATTGTGCTACCTGTGGTATGAAGTCCCATCGCAAGAGGCTTCACGGCATAAGTACGAATTAGCGCAATTCGAGAAGGGTATCTCAGGGGAGGTGCCATTTAGGTCCTTAACATACCAAGATTTGTTTAATAAAGTTCGTGAACTTCAAGAGGTCAATTTGGACTACCTAGAATACATCAGTAAGCGGTATTTTGAGCCCACAATTTACCCAATCCACTCCAAACCCAACCACACCGTTTCGACAACGAATAAACCCATCCCCACCTGA
- a CDS encoding plasma-membrane proton-efflux P-type ATPase has product MKATPIDIHPDFKNLSVADSIKQLETSTNGLAESEVKLRLAKFGFNEILEKRVSPLIRFLSYFWGPIPLMIMIAAALSAVLHHWPDLILIIALLLLNAVVGFHEEYQAGDAVAALKKQLAIQALVKRDGKWATVASRELVPGDIVRLSLGNIVPADAKLINGDPVELDQSALTGESLPVERQPGDAVYSGSIIRRGEADALIFGTGKNTFYGKTVNLVQDTVTRSHLQRAVLKMADYLILIAVVLAVILVSVALARHQSFLEVLRFVVVLTIAAVPVAMPAVMSVTLSLGAKTLALKRAIVTRLNAVEEVAGIDILCSDKTGTLTQASLTAGEPFAIPGISARQIMADAALASRTESRDAIDQAICAIVSPEELKDFETVHFTPFDPVSKRTEAQVEQGSSTFKVTKGAPHIVIALDPSLASQTENIAGVIDGFAAKGYRSLGVARTDNSGAWHFEGLIPLFDPLRVDSKETVAATQKMGVELKMLTGDQVAIAKEISKELGLGTDIFDASVFEETGSIKNGKLMNAIEQADGFAQVFPEHKYRIVDMLQRQGHIVGMTGDGVNDAPALKKADAGIAVAGATDAARSAAEIVLLNPGLSVIVDAIKESRKTFQRMLSYAIYRISETIRVLLFLTLAILVYGIYPVTPIMIVLLAILNDGAILTIAYDNTRPSDKPERWNFRTVLGVATQLGIYGVLSSFLIFVLGRQVLHLPNDVLMTMMYLKFSIAGHLMLFSARTRGPFWSIRPAKILLLAVIGTQILATLIAVYGFLMTPLGWADAGFVWAYCGLQLMIQDRVKLLAYRITDSRHGF; this is encoded by the coding sequence ATTAAGGCAACGCCGATAGACATTCATCCGGATTTTAAAAATCTCTCGGTCGCAGATTCGATCAAGCAACTTGAAACCTCTACGAACGGGCTCGCCGAATCAGAGGTAAAACTGCGCCTCGCCAAATTCGGGTTCAATGAAATCCTAGAAAAACGGGTTAGTCCCTTAATCAGGTTCCTGTCCTACTTTTGGGGGCCGATTCCCTTGATGATCATGATTGCCGCGGCACTGTCGGCCGTCCTGCACCACTGGCCTGATCTCATTCTCATCATCGCCCTTCTGTTGCTAAACGCGGTAGTGGGCTTCCACGAAGAATACCAGGCCGGTGACGCTGTAGCCGCCTTGAAGAAACAATTGGCAATCCAGGCTTTGGTCAAGCGTGACGGCAAATGGGCAACCGTCGCCTCACGGGAATTGGTACCCGGAGATATCGTCAGGTTAAGCCTCGGCAACATCGTGCCCGCTGATGCCAAACTTATAAACGGGGACCCTGTAGAACTTGATCAGTCAGCACTTACCGGCGAATCTCTGCCGGTTGAACGCCAGCCCGGCGACGCCGTTTATTCGGGATCGATAATCAGGCGGGGCGAGGCCGACGCCTTGATTTTCGGCACCGGAAAAAACACCTTCTACGGCAAAACGGTAAACCTGGTCCAGGACACCGTCACCAGGAGCCACCTCCAGCGCGCCGTTTTGAAAATGGCCGACTACCTGATACTGATCGCCGTGGTGCTGGCCGTTATCCTCGTCAGCGTCGCCCTCGCCCGCCACCAGTCTTTCCTGGAAGTCCTGAGGTTTGTAGTAGTCCTCACCATCGCCGCGGTGCCGGTTGCCATGCCCGCGGTGATGTCGGTCACCCTGTCTCTCGGCGCCAAAACCCTGGCGTTAAAACGGGCTATAGTCACCAGGCTCAACGCCGTGGAAGAGGTCGCCGGCATCGATATCCTTTGCTCCGATAAGACCGGCACGCTTACCCAGGCCAGCCTCACCGCCGGAGAACCTTTCGCCATCCCCGGCATCTCCGCCCGGCAGATCATGGCCGACGCCGCCCTGGCTTCCCGGACGGAAAGCAGGGACGCCATAGACCAGGCCATTTGCGCCATCGTCAGCCCGGAGGAACTGAAAGACTTCGAGACCGTCCATTTCACCCCGTTTGACCCGGTGAGCAAGCGCACCGAAGCCCAGGTCGAGCAGGGCTCATCAACTTTTAAGGTCACCAAAGGGGCGCCTCACATCGTGATAGCCTTGGACCCTTCCCTGGCTTCGCAAACAGAAAATATCGCCGGGGTCATCGACGGTTTCGCCGCTAAGGGGTACCGTTCTCTGGGGGTAGCTCGGACCGACAACTCGGGCGCCTGGCATTTCGAAGGTCTGATCCCACTCTTCGACCCTCTGCGTGTGGATTCCAAAGAAACCGTTGCCGCGACTCAAAAAATGGGCGTCGAACTGAAAATGCTTACCGGCGACCAGGTGGCGATCGCAAAGGAGATTTCAAAGGAACTTGGGCTGGGCACCGACATTTTCGATGCCAGCGTTTTCGAGGAAACCGGCTCTATCAAGAACGGGAAGCTGATGAACGCCATAGAACAGGCCGACGGTTTCGCCCAGGTGTTCCCGGAACACAAGTACCGCATCGTCGATATGCTTCAACGCCAGGGACACATCGTCGGGATGACCGGCGACGGCGTCAACGATGCCCCGGCGCTCAAGAAAGCGGATGCCGGGATTGCCGTGGCCGGGGCTACCGATGCCGCACGTTCCGCGGCTGAGATCGTGCTCCTGAATCCCGGGCTTTCGGTGATCGTCGATGCCATCAAGGAAAGCAGGAAGACCTTCCAGCGGATGCTCAGCTACGCCATATACCGCATATCGGAAACCATCCGGGTTCTACTGTTTTTGACCTTGGCTATCCTGGTTTACGGCATCTATCCGGTTACCCCGATCATGATCGTGCTTCTGGCAATACTTAATGACGGGGCGATATTGACCATCGCTTACGACAATACCAGGCCGTCGGACAAACCGGAGAGATGGAACTTCAGGACTGTCCTGGGCGTGGCGACACAACTCGGAATATACGGCGTCCTTTCATCTTTTCTTATTTTCGTGTTGGGACGCCAGGTTCTTCACCTCCCGAATGACGTCCTGATGACAATGATGTACCTGAAATTCTCGATTGCCGGGCACCTGATGCTATTCTCCGCCAGGACCAGGGGACCGTTCTGGTCGATCCGCCCGGCGAAAATCCTCCTGCTGGCAGTTATCGGCACCCAGATATTGGCAACCTTGATCGCGGTTTACGGATTCCTGATGACGCCGTTGGGCTGGGCCGATGCCGGCTTTGTTTGGGCTTACTGCGGGTTACAATTGATGATTCAGGACCGGGTCAAGCTTCTCGCTTATCGCATAACGGACAGCAGACATGGTTTCTAA
- a CDS encoding MarC family protein, whose translation MLTLQTLAASTIYLLALINPISKVFFLASAEDAKRGRDLLLVSLESSAAALLILVVFIILGNVVFTSVFHVDIYSFEILGGIVLFTLGYRALTRGVFYEAQESQRLSEHAIMPLASPLIAGPATITAVIALTAQNGALQTSLSTFIAVAVNFVFMLLSIPLFRFLRHYNMVGALIRVTGLIVSMISVQLILEGLRNWAETL comes from the coding sequence ATGCTCACTCTCCAGACCCTGGCAGCTTCGACAATTTACCTGCTGGCGTTGATCAATCCCATCAGCAAGGTCTTTTTCCTGGCTTCCGCGGAAGATGCAAAGCGCGGGAGAGACCTGCTCCTAGTGTCGCTGGAATCCTCAGCGGCGGCGCTATTGATACTGGTGGTTTTCATCATCCTCGGCAACGTCGTTTTCACCAGCGTCTTTCACGTTGACATATATTCGTTCGAGATATTGGGCGGCATCGTGCTGTTCACGCTGGGCTACCGGGCGCTCACCCGGGGCGTGTTCTACGAGGCACAGGAGAGCCAGCGCCTTTCTGAACACGCCATCATGCCGCTGGCCTCCCCGCTCATCGCCGGCCCGGCCACTATCACCGCCGTCATCGCCCTGACTGCCCAGAACGGCGCCCTGCAGACGTCGCTCTCAACTTTCATCGCCGTCGCCGTCAACTTCGTGTTCATGCTGCTCTCCATCCCCCTTTTCAGGTTTCTCAGGCACTACAATATGGTCGGCGCGTTGATACGCGTCACCGGGCTGATAGTGTCGATGATCTCGGTGCAGTTGATACTGGAGGGGCTCAGGAACTGGGCGGAGACGCTTTAG